The DNA sequence GCACCCCCGCCCGTTCGAGCGCCTGCTCGAGCTCGCGGACGGCGCCGACCGGCGCCATCTCGTCGTGGGTGCCGTGGAGGAGCAGGGTCGGCGGGCAGCCGCGAGCGACGTGGCTCAGTGCCGAGACCTGCTCGTAGCGCTCGGGGACCTGCTCCGGGGTGCCGCCGACCAGCCAGTCGCACCGGCCGGCGCACGTCATGAGGCCGAGCCGGAGGCGGGTGGCGTCCGCACCGAACAGCCTCCGGAGGGCCGGTGGCGGCGGAGCGGTCCAGTCCGGCTGCGGGTCGTCGGGGTGGCACTGCTTGTCCTGGCCGGCGTGGGCGTACAGCGCCTCGAGGCTCACCTGCCCGTACAGCGACACGACGGCGCGGACCCGCAGGTCGTGGCCCGTCAGCTCGGCCGGGGTGAACGCGGGGTCGTCATCGGTGTACGCGGCGAGCAGCGCGAGGTGACCGCCGGAGGACCCTCCGGCGACGACGATCCGTTCGGGGTCGACGCCGAGCTCCGCGGAGCGGGACCTCACCCAGGCGATGGCCCGCTTGGCGTCGGAGACCATCCCCGGGACGTCCGTCTCGGGGAAGAGCCGGTACGCGACATCGACCACGACGTGTCCACGGGCGGTCAGGTACCGGAACATCGGGCGCGTGCCGAGGTCCTTGTCGAGGAAGTAGTAGGCGCTGCCGTGCAGGTAGACGACCGCGACGCCGGACGGCGGCACCCCGGCAGCCGGCTGCCAGAGGTCACAGAGCAGGGTGCGATCGGTACCGGGCACGGTGGCGAAGGGCACGTCGCGATCCACGCGCGGCTCCGGGGCGCGGCGTCCGCGCCTCCCCACCGTGCCGTCCGCCCGTTCGCCCCGGTGTGGACCGAGCGCTCCCGAGAGGTCGGTGCTCGCCGCACCGGTTCGGACCGCGGCGGTGATCGCGGCGGCCGCCGCGACGCCCGCAGGCAGGGCGATCGGCCACGATCCCGCGACGAACCCGACGACCGCGAGGGCCGTCCCCGCGACGGCGAGCAACGGCACGTGGCCGACCGCCAGGACCTTCGGCACGAAGAGGTAGATCCCGACCGGTCTCCACCGGAACGGGACGTAGAGCAGTGCGACCCACAGAGCCAGGACGACCGCGAATGCGGTCGCGACCACGGTCATCGGTGCGACCTTCCCGGGAAGCGCGTCGGGCCCACCGTCGACGGCGCACGCCGAACCGCTCCCATCAGCTCCATCGTCCGCCGGTCAGCAGTGGTTCGGCAGAGCCGTTGGTCCCGCGAGACCGCACCTCGCGAGACCTCTCGACCTCTGCCGGGACAATGGGCTGCATGACCGAGCTCGCCGACGCCGTCCTGCCGCTCATCCGCACCCGCGCCGATCTGCACCGCCGGGCGGCCTCCAACGCCCATGGCCGGCAGATGCACGACGCCGTCGACCTCCTTGAGCAGGCCGCCGGAACCGAGGACCCGGCCGGCCTGTACGCCGTCACGCACAAGGCGCTCACCTCGGCGGTGAAGGTCATCGCCCGCGCAGACGACTCCAGCGGCATCATCGGCGACGCGTGCCGCCGTCTCCTCGCCCTGCACCCCGTGCACGCGGCGGCGGCCGGCGTCGCGCCGGGCAGGATCGTGGACTGGATGATCCGGTTCCAGTTCGCCGGCGACGTCGACTACTTCGAGATCGACCCGGTCGCCTACGCACCGGCGCTCGGCGAGCAGGGTGTCGCGGCGTACCGCGACCGGCTCGCGGAGATCCGCGCGGGCCTCGGGCCCGAACCGGCCGACGGCGAGTGGTGGCGGTCGGAGCGCTCGCACGAGTGGTTCACCCTCGACCACAACGCCCGGCGCCTCGCGGTGCTCGACCGCGACGTCGAGGAGATCGTCCGTACCCACGCCCGGGACCAGAGGGTCGCGGTCTGGCTGCAGGACACCGCCGAGGCGCTGGAGGAGATCGGCGAGATCGACCTCGCCGTCGACTGGGCACGTCGGGCGACCGAGCACGACCGCGGCCACCAGTCGCTCACGGCCGCGCGCTACTGGTGCGGACTCCTGGCCGCCCACCGCCCGGACGAGCTGCTGGAAGCGCGGTTGCAGGTGTTCCGCACCTGGCCGTCGGCGACCTCGGCCGGCCACCTGCTCGCCGATGCCGAGGCCGCATGGCCCGACTACCGCGACGAGGTTCTCGACCGGCTCGCGGCGGACCCGCGCGAGGCGGTCCTCTTCGCCCTCCTCGGTCTCGAGGACGCCCGGCTCGCCTGGAACCTCGCGCACAAGCTCGAGCTGCGCGACGTCGACGCCTGGGACCGACTCGTCGAGGCGTACGAGCGCGTCGACCCGCGTGCCGTGCTGCCCGTCCAGATCGAGCTCGTCGAGGCCGCGCTCGTGCAGGCGGACGCACAGCAGTACCGGCTCGCGGCTCGGCGCCTGAAGAGGATGCGCACGCTCGCCCGAGGGACCGACGACGCCGCCGCCGTCGACGCGTTCATCGCCTCGCTCCGGGTGGAGCACCGGCGCCGGCCGCGGTTCCAGCAGGAGCTCGACCGGGCCGGCCTTCCGTGACGGAAGCGCATCTTGTCCGAGGTGTCTCCCTGCGAGCACCATGGAGCCAACGACTCCACGACGGAGCGGTACATGGCACGCACCGCTCGCCCCCGACCGCCGGGAGTCGTCGACCGCATTCAGCGCACCCGCTCGCGCCGGTACAGCGCCCGCGCCCACAGGTAGCCCGCCACCGCGACGGCGAGCGACCACCCCACGGCCCAGGCCGCCGCGGCGCCGTCGGGAGCGCCCTGGAGCAGCCCTCGGACGGTCTCGATGATCGGGGTGAACGGCTGGTACTCGGCGAACCAGCGCACCGCCGTCGGCATGGTCTCGACGGGGACGAACCCGCTGCCGAGGAACGGCAGGAGGATGAGGAACATGGGCGTGTTGCTCGCCGTCTCCGCGCTCTTCGAGAGCAGCCCGAGCGCCACGGACAGCCACGTGAGGGCGAACGCGACGAGCGTGAGCAGACCCAGCAGGGCGAGCCAGTCCAGCGGGCCGGCCGCGGGCCGGAACCCGATGAGGAGGCCGACGACGAGGAGGACGAACATCGCGAGCAGGGACTGGATGACGCTGCCGAGCACGTGACCGGCCAGGACCGAGCCCGGCGAGATGGCCATGGTCCGGAACCGAGCGATGATGCCCTCGGTCATGTCCATGGCCACCGAGATCGCGGTCCCCTGGGCGGCGGCCGCGGCCGTCATGACGATGATCGCCGGCGTGACGTAGTCGACGTACACGGCGCGGCCGGCACCGCCTGCTTCGGCGCCACCGATCCCGGCGCCGAGCGCCCCGCCGAAGACGTAGACGAAGAGCAGCAGGAACACGATCGGCATCCCGACGAGGATGACGGTCATGCTCGGGTACCGGCGCATGCGGCGCAGGCTCCGGCGGAGCATGGTGGCGGAGTCGTGCAGGGCGAGCGGGACGGCGGTCATGGTGCGACCTCTCGGGTGGGCGTGGGGGTGGTGTGCCCGGTCAGGGCGAGGAAGACGTCGTCGAGGCCGGGGCTGGCGACCTCGATCCGATCGGCGACGACGCCGGCGCGCTCGGCCTCGTCGAGGACGACGCGCAGCGACTCCAGGTCCGGCGTGCGGGCCAGGCTGACGGTCAGCGCCTCGACGTCGGCGACGCCGTCGGGGAAGGCCGCGGCCGCCGTCGCCAGGGTGGGTCGGTCCGCGAGGTGCAGGCGGACGCTGCCGCCGGGGACGAGCCGCTTGAGCTCGGCCGGGGTGCCGTGCGCGACGATCCGGCCGGCGTCGAGGACGGCGACGCGGTCGGCGAGCTGGTCGGCCTCCTCGAGGTGCTGGGTGGTGAGCAGGATGGTCACGCCGTCCGCGACGAGGCTGCGGACGACGTCCCACATGGCGTGACGGCTTCGCGGGTCCAGTCCGGTGGTGGGCTCGTCGAGGAACACCACACGGGGCTCGCCGACAAGCGTCATGGCGAGGTCGAGCTTGCGCAGCATGCCGCCCGAGTACGTGGAGGCGGGCTTGCGCGCGGACTCCGTGAGGTCGAACCGGGCGAGGAGGTCGGCGCTGCGGCGGCGCCCCTCCGCACGGGGGAGGTGGTGGAGGTCGGCCATGAGGTGGAGGTTCTCCCCACCGGTCAGCAGAGCGTCGACGGCGGAGAACTGGCCCGTGAGGCCGATGGCGGCGCGGATCCCGTCGGGGTCGTCGTCGAGGTCGTGCCCGGCCACGCGCACCGTCCCGGCGTCGCGCGAGAGCAGCGTCGAGAGGATGTGCACGGTGGTCGTCTTGCCGGCCCCGTTGGGGCCGAGCAGCGCGAGGACGGTCCCCGCGGGGACGACGAGGTCGATGCCATCGAGCACGAGCTGCTCGCCGAACGACTTGCGCAGCCCCAGGGCCTCGATGGCCGGGCTGGTGGGAGTGGGCATGGCTGATCCGTCTCAGTGTGGGCAGGCTGACGCCGGCCCGGGCGGGCAGGCGGGGACGGCCGCAGGTCAGCGGCGGTCAGAGGAGGCGACTGTCAGTGGTGCCGGATGGCGCGGCGGTCAGATGTCGAGGTCCTCGACGACCGGCTGGTCGACGGCGGCCACGACCAGGTCGTAGAGAGGGGCCGGGACCTTCTCCCGGAGCGTGGTGAGGTCGTCGACGACCTCGAGGGTGGCGGTCGCCGCGGTGGTGCCCCACGACTGGTCGGCGCTGAGGTGGCGGCGCCAGCCGGTGAGGTTGCCGTCGGGGCCCGCGGCCGCGACGTACTCCGCCGAACGCTCGAGATGGATGACGTACTTGCCCGCGCGGCTGCGGTAGACCCGGTAGTGCTCGGAACGGGTCTTCGTCGACCGGGTCCAGTCGACCAGCTGCACGCCGAGGAACCGCTGGCGCCGTCCCTTGCCCGGGCCGACGCGGACGGTGATCTCCTGGAGGCCCTCGTCCTTGCCCTCCTCGACCTCGACGTAGCGCTGCAGCGCCTTGGAGATCGCCGCCGAGAGGTTCCCGCCGGCGAGCTCCTGCGCCCGCTGGAAGAGCTCGACGTCGCGCTCGGCCACGTAGATCGTCTTGTTGGGCATGTGCTCATCCTAGCCTCCGACGTGAGCATACGCATATGTATACGTATATCGCAAGGAGGCAGGGCTCGGCGTCTCGGAGCGCCCGGCGTGGCGGCCGTCCCGAGGACGCACGGGGCGGCCTGTCCTGGGGCGCCGGGATCCTCTACGTGCTCTTCTCCGAGCCGCTCGACGCGGTGTTCGGCGAGATGGGTTACACCAACTCGGTCTTCATCCTCATGGTCTACTCCCCCGGCATCGTCGGTGTGCTCCTGGTGTGGAAGCACGACGGCCTCCCGGGACTGGGCCGCTTCTTCCGGCGCTTCGCCCTGGTCCGGATGTCTTCCTCGGCCTGGTCATCGCCATCTGGCACACGCCGTCGTTCCTGCTGAGCGGCACCAAGCAGTCCGCCTGGGACTTCTGGCCGTTCTTCTTCGGCGTCATCGCGATCAGCGTCATCCTCACCCCGATGTTCAACGCCGCACGGGGCAGCCTGCTGGTCGCGTTCGTCTTCCACGCCCAGATGAACAACCCCCTCTGGCCCGACGCCCAGCCGTGAGACATGTGGCTGTTCGTCGCGGTCGCGGTCGTGGTCGCCGTCGTCCACCGCACGGTGACGCTGGACCGGCGCACGGGTGCCACGGCGGTCCTCGCCCCGTCGAGGACGGTCGACGTGGCGCCCGAGCCGGCAACGTGGGGTGGCGGACCCGGGACTGCGTGACCCCTGGGACGCCGGTCACGGGACGGTCACCGGTTCACACGAGAGAGGGAGCCGTCTCCGGGCAGTGGACGACGGCGAGCAGCCCGTCCGTGGTGAGCTCCACGGGCCCGTCGGCATGGGTGAGGAAGACGCACTCCCCCGGGTCGACGTCGAGCGAGCCGTGCTCGCCTGAGACCGTCGCCCGTCCCCCGCACGAGACGACGATGCGTGGCCCGGCCCCCGGTACGGCTGGACCTGCGCTCGCCCTCAGCGTCCACAGGGCGAAGTCACGCACCGGCGGCCGGTACACCGTCCCGGCGCCGGCCACCACGCCCTCGAGGCGATCCGGCACCCCCGGCGCCGGGTCCACGAGCCGGAGAAGCTCGGCGACGTCCACGTGCTTGGCGGTCAGGCCCGCCCTGAGCACGTTGTCCGACGTCGCCATGATCTCCAGGCCGGCCCCGCGCAGGTAGGAGTGGACCATGCCGGGCGGGACGTAGACGACCTCACCCGGCGCCAGACGCAGCTGGTTGAGGAGCAGCGCGGCGACGATCCCGACGTCGCCCGGGTGGTGCTCGGCCAACCTCGCCACCGTGGCGTACTCGGTGCGGCGTCCGCCCCGTTCGAGCTCGCGCACCCGTCGGGTCACCGCGTCGGCGAGCTCGCGTGGCGCAGGGTCGAG is a window from the Georgenia muralis genome containing:
- a CDS encoding alpha/beta hydrolase; amino-acid sequence: MTVVATAFAVVLALWVALLYVPFRWRPVGIYLFVPKVLAVGHVPLLAVAGTALAVVGFVAGSWPIALPAGVAAAAAITAAVRTGAASTDLSGALGPHRGERADGTVGRRGRRAPEPRVDRDVPFATVPGTDRTLLCDLWQPAAGVPPSGVAVVYLHGSAYYFLDKDLGTRPMFRYLTARGHVVVDVAYRLFPETDVPGMVSDAKRAIAWVRSRSAELGVDPERIVVAGGSSGGHLALLAAYTDDDPAFTPAELTGHDLRVRAVVSLYGQVSLEALYAHAGQDKQCHPDDPQPDWTAPPPPALRRLFGADATRLRLGLMTCAGRCDWLVGGTPEQVPERYEQVSALSHVARGCPPTLLLHGTHDEMAPVGAVRELEQALERAGVPVGAVYLPHTDHMFDLVGTRWSPAARASFRTLERFLDGVAVEGPRPGHRHHRQEQS
- a CDS encoding DUF6880 family protein; translated protein: MTELADAVLPLIRTRADLHRRAASNAHGRQMHDAVDLLEQAAGTEDPAGLYAVTHKALTSAVKVIARADDSSGIIGDACRRLLALHPVHAAAAGVAPGRIVDWMIRFQFAGDVDYFEIDPVAYAPALGEQGVAAYRDRLAEIRAGLGPEPADGEWWRSERSHEWFTLDHNARRLAVLDRDVEEIVRTHARDQRVAVWLQDTAEALEEIGEIDLAVDWARRATEHDRGHQSLTAARYWCGLLAAHRPDELLEARLQVFRTWPSATSAGHLLADAEAAWPDYRDEVLDRLAADPREAVLFALLGLEDARLAWNLAHKLELRDVDAWDRLVEAYERVDPRAVLPVQIELVEAALVQADAQQYRLAARRLKRMRTLARGTDDAAAVDAFIASLRVEHRRRPRFQQELDRAGLP
- a CDS encoding ABC transporter permease, encoding MTAVPLALHDSATMLRRSLRRMRRYPSMTVILVGMPIVFLLLFVYVFGGALGAGIGGAEAGGAGRAVYVDYVTPAIIVMTAAAAAQGTAISVAMDMTEGIIARFRTMAISPGSVLAGHVLGSVIQSLLAMFVLLVVGLLIGFRPAAGPLDWLALLGLLTLVAFALTWLSVALGLLSKSAETASNTPMFLILLPFLGSGFVPVETMPTAVRWFAEYQPFTPIIETVRGLLQGAPDGAAAAWAVGWSLAVAVAGYLWARALYRRERVR
- a CDS encoding ATP-binding cassette domain-containing protein; translated protein: MPTPTSPAIEALGLRKSFGEQLVLDGIDLVVPAGTVLALLGPNGAGKTTTVHILSTLLSRDAGTVRVAGHDLDDDPDGIRAAIGLTGQFSAVDALLTGGENLHLMADLHHLPRAEGRRRSADLLARFDLTESARKPASTYSGGMLRKLDLAMTLVGEPRVVFLDEPTTGLDPRSRHAMWDVVRSLVADGVTILLTTQHLEEADQLADRVAVLDAGRIVAHGTPAELKRLVPGGSVRLHLADRPTLATAAAAFPDGVADVEALTVSLARTPDLESLRVVLDEAERAGVVADRIEVASPGLDDVFLALTGHTTPTPTREVAP
- a CDS encoding EXLDI protein, producing MPNKTIYVAERDVELFQRAQELAGGNLSAAISKALQRYVEVEEGKDEGLQEITVRVGPGKGRRQRFLGVQLVDWTRSTKTRSEHYRVYRSRAGKYVIHLERSAEYVAAAGPDGNLTGWRRHLSADQSWGTTAATATLEVVDDLTTLREKVPAPLYDLVVAAVDQPVVEDLDI
- the manA gene encoding mannose-6-phosphate isomerase, class I is translated as MFRLTNPVKRYAWGSTTALPALLGAEPDGRPVAEIWMGAHPVDPSVNEDGTGLDRLVADDPAATLGPGVRGQRLPFMAKLLAAAAPLSLQVHPTAEQAEAGFRREEAAGVGPDDPGRSYRDRSAKPELLLALEETELLAGFRPPAEADRMLSGLGLDVLAPVVARLRAADAQDVSRAALEAILLDPAPRELADAVTRRVRELERGGRRTEYATVARLAEHHPGDVGIVAALLLNQLRLAPGEVVYVPPGMVHSYLRGAGLEIMATSDNVLRAGLTAKHVDVAELLRLVDPAPGVPDRLEGVVAGAGTVYRPPVRDFALWTLRASAGPAVPGAGPRIVVSCGGRATVSGEHGSLDVDPGECVFLTHADGPVELTTDGLLAVVHCPETAPSLV